The nucleotide sequence TCTGTTCAGTTATACCGCCGGTCACTGCCAAAAGCCCTGCAATAGCAGTTACTAAAGAAGCTAAGGCTGATACAGAAAAACAGAGGTATATCAAGAGGTTACGGCTTTTGCTAATTGCCATGGCAATAAAGAGCGGTATAATAAATGTAAGGGTAGTAAAAAGTGATAATTCTATAGTGGTTACCAACTGTGTATTACCTGACAGATTGGTTTTTCTAAATGATTTATTTGCAGAGCAGCCATATTTATACTGCTAAGTTTATAGTGTACTGATACATCATCAATTGACACACGGCAATATGCTATCCTATTGAATAATTGTTTGTCAATATATAGAAAGTTTATAAATTGCTTGTCTATGACTTCATGGTAGGCCGTTTCAACACTTAATAGGCCGATTTGGCCTATATCAGAAAGTTAGCCGCAATTCTTTAATTTCAGGCCAATAGTATATTGTAGTCTATAGATAGGCCATTTTGGCCTGATTCTGAGTTTGATTTGTTATTGCAAGAGTATATTAAAAACAAAAAATCATTGTTTATCAGGCAGTTATATGTTTGGCATGAAAATTGTAATTATAACAGTAAACAGGTGAAATGGCCGTTTAACGGGCATTGATTGAAACAAAAAGGAGGGTAATACTATGGAACTGAAGGACCTAATCCCGTGGTGGAACAAGGGCTCAAATTTAGCCATAAGGCGTGAGGAGGAGCCCGGGTGGGCAACTTTACACCGCAACATCAATGAGCTTTTTGACAACTTCCTTGACACTGCCGGCTTCGGACCCTTTGGTGGTTTTGGCGGGAGGTTTAGTCCGAGGATAGATGTGATGGAAGGTGACAAAGATATCAGAATTACAACGGAACTGCCCGGCATGGATGAAAAAGACATTGATGTTTCATTGAGAAAAGACTCCCTGATTATACGTGGTGAAAAGAAGGACGAAAAGGAGACTAAAGGGAGCAACTACTACCGGATGGAGCGCAGCTATGGCAGCTTCTCACGGTGCGTCGCTCTTCCTGCAGAGGTGGAGACAGATAAGGTTGAGGCTGTATTTAAAAACGGAGTGCTGACAATTACCATGCCTAAGACTGAAGAGGCTATAAAAGAGACTAAAAGGATAGCAGTTAAGGCGGCATAAGTTTTTCAAGCGCCCCAACGCCCGGGCCCGGTGATTTTTTGAGAAAGAAACTTTTTATATTGAAAGTAGGGGCAGCCCCCGTGGCTGCCCTAATAGTTGTTATGATAATATACAAGTTTGCAGTCGTAAAATATGTATTAAAATTATATCAAAAAATCAAAAAATTATATCATGAATATGTTAGAATCAGTAGGGCAGTTTGTAAATCTAAATAAATAAAAAAAGAGGGCAGGATAACAATGTTATCAGAAAGAGCTAAGAAGATTAAACCGTCAGCAACATTATCAATTGACTCAAAAGCAAAGGAGATGAAAGCATCAGGGGTGAATGTTATTAGTTTTGCTCTGGGAGAACCGGATTTCGACACCCCTGACAATATTAAAGAGGCTGCGATTAAGGCTATTAAAGATGGTTTTACAAAGTACACCCCCGTGGGAGGCGTACCTGAGCTTAAGGATGCTGTAATAAACAAACTCAGGGTGGATAACTTACTTGAATATGACCGCAATGAAATAGTGGTATCCTGCGGAGCAAAACACTCTCTATACAACGCCGCACAGGCCCTGTACTCACCCGGCGATGAGGTTTTAATTCCGGCTCCGTACTGGGTGTCTTATCCCGACCAGGTTCTGCTTAATGATGCTCAACCGGTAATTGTTGATACCTCTGAAGATGACCTCTTCATGGTCACGGCGGATGCGCTCAGAGAAAAAATCACGAAAAAAACCAAAGCCGTTATCCTTAATTACCCGTCTAATCCTACCGGCTACACCTATGACAAAAAAACCCTTGAGGGAATTGCCGAGGTTGCCCTTAAACACAATCTGTTTATCGTCTCAGACGAAATATATGAAAAACTCCTCTACGACGGACTTTCTCACATAAGCATAGCCTCCATTGATAAAGAAGTAAAAAAGAAAACAGTTGTAATAAACGGGCTCTCAAAGTCCCATTCTATGACAGGATGGCGGATAGGATATGCTGCCGCAGATAAGAGCATTATTAAAGCCATGGAAAATATCCAAAGCCAGTCAACATCAAATCCGGCCTCTGTTTCCCAGAAGGCTGCTATTGAGGCTATGACGGGACAGCAGGACACTGTGGCTGTCATGGTAAAAGAGTTTGATAAAAGAAGGGAATTCATAGTAAAGGAGTTAAATAAGATACCAGGAGTCGTCTGCCGCAGGCCGCAGGGCGCATTTTACGCATTTCCAAACATAAAGGCTCATCTTGGAAAAAAATCAGCCACAGGCCGCACTGTTTCCGACTCATCGGATATGGCTATGTATCTGCTGGAGGATGCCGCTGTCGCACTTGTGCCCGGAAGCGCTTTTGGCATGGAGGGTTATATCAGAATCTCCTATGCCACCTCAATGGATACCATAAAAGAGGGGCTCGAAAGAATTAAGAAGGCTCTGCAGGCTCTTTCTTAAGTGTCCGCGGCTGAGGGCATTGATGAGTTCCGTTTCGGGTTTGTTTCCATAGTGGGTAAGCCTAACGTCGGCAAATCCACGTTGTTTAACCTGCTTGTCGGACACAGATTAGCCATTGTAACACCTAAGCCCCAAACAACAAGAAACAGGATTATGGGAGTTAAAAACTTGGATCGGGCACAGATTGCTTATTTTGATACCCCTGGGATTTATAACGCCGGAAATAAGCTGGGTGAGTTTCTGGTTAAAACGGCTGTTATGGCTGTCAGGGAAACCGAACTGGTCTATTTTGTGACCGACCCTGTCAACCCCGGTGATGCAGAAAAGGTAATATTGGAAACTATCAGAGAACAGAGAAAACCCGTCTTCCTCTTAATAAATAAAATAGATGCCGTGGCCGATAAGACACGGCTGCTGAAAGTAACAGACGCCTACAGGGGTTTGTACGATTTCAGCGAGATAATTCCTGTTTCGGCAAAAACCGGCGATGGAATTGACATTGTGCTGGAGAGGACTCTGCAGTTACTGCCACAGCGGCCCGCCGGCTTTTCATTTGATGTGCTGACTGATAAATTCGAGCGCTTTATGGCCTCTGAAATTGTAAGGGAAAAAGCCATGCAGCTTACACATGATGAATTGCCACACGCCATCGCTGTAGAAATTGTGCTCTGGAAAGAAAAACCGAACAAACTAGTCTCAATTGGGGCAAATATATATGTTGAAAAAGACTCCCAAAAAGGTATAATAATAGGAAAGCGCGGAACACTGCTTAAGGAAATAGGAAGCAAGGCTCGTGTTGAAATTGAGGATATGCTTGGTACAAAAGTATATCTGGAATTGCTTGTAAAGGTAAGGGGTAAATGGACAAAGGATGTGAATATGTTAAGGGAACTGGGTTATAACTAACGTGGTAATAAGAATGAAAGTTGACGGACTACTGTTTGACCCCAGAAGTGGAATGTACATCTTGTTACTGAAAGCTCTGGAAGGTGAGGAGACACTCCCTATCTGGATAGGGAAACCGGAGGCCGATTCAATAGCCCTGGCACTAGGCAGGGTGGCAACTCCAAGGCCGCTGACTCACGATCTGGTAAAGAATCTGATTGATGAGTTAAAGCTTTCCGTGGCAAGGGTAGTGGTGCGCGAAATCATAGATAACACCTACTATGCCACACTTTATGTGACAGACGGTAAAAACGAAAAGCCGATAGACTCACGGCCCTCCGACGCTGTGGCTGTGGCCCTGAGAACTAATTCTCCCATATTTGTTGACGAGTCGGTTATCGAAAAAAGAAACGCTGATGAGCTTGAGGAATGGCTGCGAAACCTCAAGCCTGAGGACTTTGGAAATATCATGTAATGCTTTTAAGGACAGAGGGTATTGTCTTTAAGAGCTTTCCACTGGGAGAGGCCGATTTAATACTCACGATTCTCTCTGCTGAGGAGGGTTTTGTGCGTGCTTTTGCCAAAAGCCCTAGAACAACAAAGAGCCGCTTTGGCAGCGCTCTTGAACCCCTTTCCCATATCAAAATATCCCTCATGGGCAGGGAACATGCCCAACTACCGCATCTTACTCAGGCCGATATCATTCGTCCATACCAAAAGCTCAGGGAGCAGTTTGACTGTTTTGTCAGAATATGTGAAATACTTGAAATCACTATGTCACTTTTCGGTGAAAAGGAACATCACGACGGACTGTTTGAACTCTTGGTTGATACGTTAAACCATATAGAAAGTCAGGAGAGCGACTCAATGAGGAGATGCTTGTTCTATAAAATCAAGGTACTTGAAAAAGCAGGGCTTTCACCCAGGCTAAACGGCTGTGCAAGGTGCGGTGTATCGGCAGGGGCTTTTTATTTTAGTGAGGGTTCGGTTATCTGTGGCAATTGTAAGGATAAAACCACAGATGAAACCCGCTCAACAGGCAGCAGGCTAATAAGTATGGGTGCTGTCAGCCTCTATGAAACCATTGCCTCATGGAGCCTTGATAAACTCCACAGAATTAAGCCCAATGATAAACTCATATTTGAACTTGAAGTTTTTTTAAACCTTCATATTAAATACCGGACGGAGCGCGGGCTCAAAACAAGGGATTTCATGTATAAGACCAGCTCTAATTCAAAAGTAAACGCAGGCGGAAAGTAGAAAGCGACACCTCCCCTTACAGGGGAATCCCCTTTATTAGGGGAGCGTACGTCAAGGAGCTTTCGACGATGCCAACAAAGTTAATCAAATGACTGCAACCCGGCATGAGAAGATAAGAGCACTCCTGTAATGAGTTTAAATTTTGTTTCTTAAAAAATCCGCCATTTTCTGATCAATATTTTTAATATGCTTAATGAGCCAGTCGACAGCCTGATTTTGTGTAGCCGTTATAATTAAATCAGTGGCACCCTCTTTCTCAAAGAGTCTCTTCAGAGAGGAATAACTTTTGAGAAACTTCATGTGCTCATCCTTATGCTCATCGTAAAAAGGGTACTTGTGTTTAATCATGTAGGCCTCTTCAGTGTTGAAGTGGTCTATAACATAACCGCCGAAAAACCTGAGAAGTTTATCCAGCTCTCCCTCTTTTTCTTCCTCTGTCATCGAGAGTAAATTGTTAATTCTTGAAATTATCTCCTTATGCTGTTCATCAATTATATTTACTCCGGTTGACAGACTATTATCCCAGTATATTTCCACCCTTCCTCCTTTGCGCTAATATTAAATTTGTTAGATAGTAGCATAATTTTAGAGACGGCCGTAAAAATTCCGGCTGCCTTTGGTCATTATTAGTCATCCTGCCGGTTTATATTTCTAAAAACCTCATCGTACAATAAATCGGCAATAACCCTGTAACCCTCAGTTGAGAGATGTAGTCCGTCATTGGAATACTCAGAAGCAAGGGCAAGGGTATCTTTTTCACAGGTAGCGGCAAAGAGGTCTATACAGTGAAACCCCATATCAGCCGAGCTTTGCATAATCATAGAGTTAAGCATCACCCGCGGAGCGATAGCGGAATCAAAACCTCTTATGGAGGGCACAGTTACGGCAACAGGAGTTATACCGTTAGCTATACTCCTTTGGTACATACCGGTGAGATTTTCCACTATCTCGCTGATGGTGACGCCCCAACCCAGATCATTGGTTCCACCCAGTATGATAACATAATTGGGTTGTAAGTCTAAAACATCACTTTCAAAGCGTTCCGCCATGTCTGAGGTCAACTGTCCGCTTACTCCGCTAACAATAAAATCAGCCTTAAAGTGCATTTTTTCCTTTAAAAAATCAGCATAAGGGGTTTCCTCATACCAAGGACGTTCATAAGTCGGCGATTGAAAGCCTACAGTCAGGCTGTCTCCGAACGCCAGAATAGTTATATCTGAACCTTTAAAACCGTCCCGGAACACTTTTTTATATTTTCCCCTCATTATTTTTTTTATTACAATTGATTTTATTATTTTTTTATTGCAAAAAGCAAGCACCTTTGGTATAATCTCCAAATGGTGCCTGAGTTTTCAGGCTTCAATAATGCAACTATTAAGTTAAGGAGGAGGAGATTAATGACGAAATCAGAGTTAATAGACCAGATAGCAAAAGAGGCGAATCTGTCTAAAGCAGATGCATCAAAAGCACTGGATTCTACAACCAACGCAATAATCAATGCACTTAAAAGCGGACAAAAGGTAACATTCATAGGTTTCGGTACATTTTCCGTATCAACCAGAAAGGCGAGAGAAGGCCGTAATCCAAGGACAAGTGAAACGATAAAGATACCTGAGGCCAAGGTTCCAAAGTTTGTTCCCGGGAAAGCCTTTAAAGAAGCTGTAAATAATAAATAATTTTTTTATGTCGATTAAAGCAATGAAGGGTTGTTTGAGGAGGCTCTCAGTGGGTTGCAGGTGTAGGGAGAATTGCCCGTTTGACAGCAATGGTGCTTCTATAGAGAGTATTTTATCAGGGAGATAACGATGAAACGTGTTTTTTTTAAAAATGCTGTCAGAGCTGTTAAGATTGCGGTATTATTATTACCTTTGTTGAATTTTAGCTGTGCGTGGTATTCCGATACTCCTACATTTACACCATTTGACGACAGAGGGTGGGGTCCTAATGCTGTTACATGGAATGGCAGGGATTTTATTCTTGGTGACAGATCAATTTACTACTCCATAGGCTTCCTTGATGTCGCTTCAGTTGATGATATAACCAGAACAAAAGTGCTGAATTTTATGCTTGAAAAGTTTCCTGTGCCTATTCCCAAATATGTAAACATCTGCGGGCTGGCATGGGAGGGTGACTGCTGTGAAAACGGTTTTCTCTGGATTGCCGATTCTTTAGGCAAGGAAATCATCAAACTCAGTATGCAAAACAACAGTATTGTATCGACCCTTCATACTCCGGGTGATAAACCAACCGGACTGGCTTTTGACGGTGAATCCTTGTGGGTTGCCGATGGCGGCACCTCAAAAATTTATAAGGTCTCTCCGGCTACAGGCGACATTGAAGCAGAGTTCTTTTCACCGGTTAAGGACCCAACAGGTGTGTCCTGGGACTGTGCTAAACCAGGACTTTGGGTTATCGGCCACAATGCTTGTGTAACCGCATCATATAGCGATTGCACAAAGGCTGATTTGGTTAAGATTGATGTTAAATCCGGCAAGATTGTGCAGAGAGCGTCTCTGCCGGCAGCGGTAAAGAGACCATCGGATGTAGTATGGGTTGACGGTGATTTATGGGTTACTGATTATGCGTTAAACCGCGTTTACAGGATTATCTCTTCCTGGGTATATGAGGTTAAAGATGATACAGTCTATAAATCCCCCATAACGGCAAAACGTCAAAACCTGATAAAGAAAAAGAAGGAGACAGTGGATAATGATACGGCACCGGATAATGTGAGTATAGAAGTCCACCCTTTGGAGTACAGAGAGAATATTTCCAATAAGGTAAAATTATCATCAAAACCGGACACTGTTCAGTTACCCGGAGATTAGTGTCTAATTGCAGAAGTTTGCGATAGTTTTTCAGAGTTATATCCTTTTTATAATGGCTTGCAAAATTTCGTTGTCAATGAGTTTTACCTTTAAGGGCTGAGATTGCCACACCCCTTGGGGTTCGCAATGACGGCGCTGGGCTGTGTGTTGACGTTTCTATCCGTCATTACGAGGAGCACAGCGACGTGGTAATCTCCTCTTTTAAAAAATTAATCAGAATTATTTGAAATATCTATTATTTTTGCAATTAGACATTAGTTTAACAGGTTATTAGTTTACAGATTTTTTATACAATCGTCCTGTTGCACTGTTTTTAGTGTCAGGAGCAGGTTTTCTTTTAAGAGATGTAATGTTGTCA is from Nitrospirae bacterium YQR-1 and encodes:
- a CDS encoding Hsp20/alpha crystallin family protein; protein product: MELKDLIPWWNKGSNLAIRREEEPGWATLHRNINELFDNFLDTAGFGPFGGFGGRFSPRIDVMEGDKDIRITTELPGMDEKDIDVSLRKDSLIIRGEKKDEKETKGSNYYRMERSYGSFSRCVALPAEVETDKVEAVFKNGVLTITMPKTEEAIKETKRIAVKAA
- a CDS encoding pyridoxal phosphate-dependent aminotransferase — translated: MLSERAKKIKPSATLSIDSKAKEMKASGVNVISFALGEPDFDTPDNIKEAAIKAIKDGFTKYTPVGGVPELKDAVINKLRVDNLLEYDRNEIVVSCGAKHSLYNAAQALYSPGDEVLIPAPYWVSYPDQVLLNDAQPVIVDTSEDDLFMVTADALREKITKKTKAVILNYPSNPTGYTYDKKTLEGIAEVALKHNLFIVSDEIYEKLLYDGLSHISIASIDKEVKKKTVVINGLSKSHSMTGWRIGYAAADKSIIKAMENIQSQSTSNPASVSQKAAIEAMTGQQDTVAVMVKEFDKRREFIVKELNKIPGVVCRRPQGAFYAFPNIKAHLGKKSATGRTVSDSSDMAMYLLEDAAVALVPGSAFGMEGYIRISYATSMDTIKEGLERIKKALQALS
- the era gene encoding GTPase Era — protein: MSAAEGIDEFRFGFVSIVGKPNVGKSTLFNLLVGHRLAIVTPKPQTTRNRIMGVKNLDRAQIAYFDTPGIYNAGNKLGEFLVKTAVMAVRETELVYFVTDPVNPGDAEKVILETIREQRKPVFLLINKIDAVADKTRLLKVTDAYRGLYDFSEIIPVSAKTGDGIDIVLERTLQLLPQRPAGFSFDVLTDKFERFMASEIVREKAMQLTHDELPHAIAVEIVLWKEKPNKLVSIGANIYVEKDSQKGIIIGKRGTLLKEIGSKARVEIEDMLGTKVYLELLVKVRGKWTKDVNMLRELGYN
- a CDS encoding bifunctional nuclease family protein, with the translated sequence MVIRMKVDGLLFDPRSGMYILLLKALEGEETLPIWIGKPEADSIALALGRVATPRPLTHDLVKNLIDELKLSVARVVVREIIDNTYYATLYVTDGKNEKPIDSRPSDAVAVALRTNSPIFVDESVIEKRNADELEEWLRNLKPEDFGNIM
- the recO gene encoding DNA repair protein RecO → MLLRTEGIVFKSFPLGEADLILTILSAEEGFVRAFAKSPRTTKSRFGSALEPLSHIKISLMGREHAQLPHLTQADIIRPYQKLREQFDCFVRICEILEITMSLFGEKEHHDGLFELLVDTLNHIESQESDSMRRCLFYKIKVLEKAGLSPRLNGCARCGVSAGAFYFSEGSVICGNCKDKTTDETRSTGSRLISMGAVSLYETIASWSLDKLHRIKPNDKLIFELEVFLNLHIKYRTERGLKTRDFMYKTSSNSKVNAGGK
- a CDS encoding bacteriohemerythrin; this encodes MEIYWDNSLSTGVNIIDEQHKEIISRINNLLSMTEEEKEGELDKLLRFFGGYVIDHFNTEEAYMIKHKYPFYDEHKDEHMKFLKSYSSLKRLFEKEGATDLIITATQNQAVDWLIKHIKNIDQKMADFLRNKI
- a CDS encoding GDSL-type esterase/lipase family protein, with amino-acid sequence MEIIPKVLAFCNKKIIKSIVIKKIMRGKYKKVFRDGFKGSDITILAFGDSLTVGFQSPTYERPWYEETPYADFLKEKMHFKADFIVSGVSGQLTSDMAERFESDVLDLQPNYVIILGGTNDLGWGVTISEIVENLTGMYQRSIANGITPVAVTVPSIRGFDSAIAPRVMLNSMIMQSSADMGFHCIDLFAATCEKDTLALASEYSNDGLHLSTEGYRVIADLLYDEVFRNINRQDD
- a CDS encoding HU family DNA-binding protein; its protein translation is MTKSELIDQIAKEANLSKADASKALDSTTNAIINALKSGQKVTFIGFGTFSVSTRKAREGRNPRTSETIKIPEAKVPKFVPGKAFKEAVNNK